A genomic window from Brassica oleracea var. oleracea cultivar TO1000 chromosome C8, BOL, whole genome shotgun sequence includes:
- the LOC106312253 gene encoding zinc finger CCCH domain-containing protein 46-like produces the protein MDGYEATRIVLSRIQALDPDNASKIMGLLLLQDHGEKEMIRLAFGPENLVHSVIAKGKKELGLMSCSRPLWSQEELISPKNNTRGSSLNPASLPFYANGGGRSFKEMTNEFEFMDDVNLGSVHARSGSCGFDGLGYGDSDLGFGGVPCSYFARGFCKNGSSCRFVHSDGGGELVGSPSRMELLRSNSVPPRLAHQFMTRSSFSPKGVNLQNSDAQRAAALMMGDEFQKLGRWRPERIDLSAMACPASRQIYLTFPADSRFREEDVSNYFSTFGPVQDVRIPYQQKRMFGFVTFLYPETVKSILAKGNPHFVCDSRVLVKPYKEKGKVPDKYRTNQTTELELSPTGLDSSPRDVLGGRGFYNNAQDVMWRSKFEEEILELQSRRLMNLQLLDVKNHFQLNSSSTHIRSPNPFSQTLVSPRPGAVKARGEIGKGSSKEGSDDDTINLQAKLEECLPDSPFASSTNHLFLFADSVDNNGSDLWSPSSDNDDNSTPPTLSDSFNSFNCQMPRSPAFGMLPGRGGPACRVGI, from the exons ATGGATGGGTATGAAGCAACTAGGATTGTGCTCTCTCGTATCCAAGCTTTGGACCCAGATAACGCATCAAAGATCATGGGTCTTCTCCTTCTCCAAGACCACGGCGAGAAAGAGATGATAAGACTAGCTTTTGGTCCGGAGAATCTTGTTCACTCTGTGATAGCGAAAGGCAAGAAAGAGTTAGGTCTCATGAGCTGTTCAAGGCCTCTTTGGAGCCAAGAGGAGTTAATAAGCCCTAAGAACAACACTCGTGGCTCTTCTCTCAACCCTGCTTCTCTGCCCTTCTACGCTAACGGAGGAGGAAGATCTTTTAAGGAAATGACCAACGAGTTCGAGTTCATGGATGATGTGAACTTGGGCTCTGTGCATGCCAGAAGCGGTAGCTGCGGTTTTGACGGTTTAGGGTATGGTGACTCTGATTTAGGGTTTGGAGGTGTGCCCTGTTCTTATTTCGCTAGAGGCTTCTGCAAAAACGGAAGTAGCTGTAGATTCGTTCACAGTGATGGAGGAGGTGAACTCGTTGGCTCTCCAAGCAGAATGGAGCTTCTTAGGTCTAACTCGGTACCTCCAAGACTCGCTCACCAGTTCATGACTCGCTCTTCTTTCTCTCCTAAAGGTGTAAACTTGCAGAACAGTGATGCTCAAAG AGCTGCTGCTTTGATGATGGGAGATGAATTTCAGAAGCTTGGAAGATGGAGGCCTGAGAGGATTGATCTCTCCGCTATGGCTTGTCCTGCTTCCAGACAGATCTATCTGACATTTCCTGCCGACAGTAGGTTCAGGGAGGAAGATGTGTCCAATTATTTCAG TACTTTTGGACCAGTTCAAGATGTGAGGATACCATATCAGCAAAAGAGGATGTTTGGGTTTGTGACATTCTTGTACCCTGAGACTGTCAAGAGCATTCTAGCCAAAGGGAACCCTCACTTTGTGTGTGATTCAAGGGTTCTTGTTAAGCCTTACAAGGAGAAAGGCAAAGTCCCTGACAAATACAG AACTAACCAAACAACAGAGCTAGAGTTGTCCCCAACAGGGCTTGATTCTAGCCCCAGGGATGTTTTAG GAGGGAGGGGGTTCTATAACAACGCCCAAGATGTTATGTGGAGGAGTAAATTTGAAGAAGAGATTCTTGAGCTTCAAAGCAGAAGACTAATGAATCTGCAGCTTCTTGACGTGAAGAATCATTTCCAGCTCAATTCTTCCTCTACACACATTCGTTCTCCAAATCCCTTTAGCCAGACACTTGTGTCTCCACGCCCGGGGGCGGTTAAAGCAAGAGGAGAGATAGGGAAAGGAAGTTCCAAAGAAGGATCTGATGATGATACAATAAATCTACAAGCGAA GTTGGAGGAATGCTTGCCAGATAGTCCATTTGCATCTTCCACTAATCATTTGTTTCTGTTTGCTGATTCTGTGGACAATAATGGATCAGATCTGTGGTCGCCTTCTTCTGATAATGATGATAATTCAACTCCTCCTACACTCTCTGACTCCTTCAACTCTTTCAACTGCCAAATGCCTAG GTCACCGGCATTTGGGATGTTACCCGGTAGGGGAGGACCAGCATGTCGTGTTGGGATTTAA
- the LOC106309084 gene encoding uncharacterized protein LOC106309084 translates to MAEYTTIWEMKKEDLAMKGKLSKLAILDTLLAKKGPLSEAEEVVKLSMGLDYNYTQPSDSDEYGGNTADNGYNKTEDLIRQDQAEIDTHRAPVQYPPQPEVEFGFPQTCYCGARPLLATSQSRNEPGRLYYTCANVADGDCHVWKWWDVAVMEEMRAMDTHTLQLAEKVDYLAGMSDYRTELNQIKDLQYETEQKMVRLEKLVSELGNKKSTSTNGFGFEYFVGVIVIVFVLIDYFQPSEDAVGRASLSPLQKCTAAIRQLAYGGGADTVDEYVRLGETTARKCLYQFTAGIIHLFGDEYLRRPTPEDLQRLLHIGEQRGFPGMVGSIDCMHWEWKNCPTAWKGTMNDLNILDRSPVFDEIINGNAPQVNFYVNGSEYHLGYYLADGIYPKWGTFIQSIRLPQGPKNCLFAKKQEVVRKDVERAFGVLQARFAGVRNPSNLWDKNKIGNIMKTCIILHNMIVEDERDSYTQHASEFQQGEDVDHTFVVKRTKSLDYHARVKPASIANQLGARPLTKS, encoded by the exons ATGGCTGAGTATACGACCATTTGGGAGATGAAGAAGGAGGATTTGGCGATGAAGGGTAAACTCTCAAAGCTGGCTATTCTAGACACTCTTCTAGCCAAAAAAGGACCACTTAGTGAGGCTGAAGAAGTG GTTAAGTTATCCATGGGACTTGATTACAACTATACTCAGCCTTCTGATTCAGATGAGTACGGTGGCAACACAGCTGACAATGGGTACAACAAAACAGAAGATCTAATTCGTCAGGACCAAGCTGAGATTGACACCCATCGAGCGCCGGTTCAGTACCCTCCTCAACCCGAGGTTGAGTTCGGCTTCCCTCAAACATGCTACTGCGGTGCTCGTCCACTTCTAGCAACATCTCAAAGTAGAAATGAGCCAGGTAGATTGTACTATACGTGTGCAAATGTTGCTGATGGAGATTGCCATGTCTGGAAATGGTGGGATGTGGCTGTAATGGAGGAGATGAGAGCCATGGATACTCACACACTTCAGTTGGCTGAGAAAGTTGATTATCTTGCCGGTATGAGTGACTACCGGACAGAGCTTAACCAGATTAAGGATCTCCAATACGAGACTGAGCAGAAAATGGTAAGGCTAGAAAAGCTAGTGTCTGAGTTAGGTAATAAGAAATCAACGTCTACCAATGGCTTTGGCTTTGAATACTTTGTAGGTGTAATCGTTATTGTGTTCGTTTTAATAG ACTATTTTCAGCCATCAGAAGATGCAGTCGGACGGGCTAGTCTATCTCCGCTCCAAAAATGTACCGCAGCAATTCGTCAATTAGCGTATGGTGGTGGGGCTGATACAGTTGACGAGTATGTGCGACTTGGTGAAACAACAGCTCGAAAATGTTTGTACCAATTTACCGCCGGAATAATCCACTTGTTTGGCGATGAATACCTAAGACGTCCCACCCCGGAGGATCTGCAAAGACTACTCCACATTGGAGAACAACGTGGATTTCCAGGGATGGTTGGAAGCATCGACTGTATGCATTGGGAGTGGAAGAATTGCCCCACCGCTTGGAA AGGTACTATGAACGATCTTAATATTCTTGATCGATCACCTGTTTTTGATGAAATTATTAACGGAAACGCTCCACAAGTCAATTTCTATGTCAACGGAAGTGAGTACCATTTGGGTTACTATCTCGCCGATGGCATTTATCCGAAATGGGGTACTTTTATTCAATCTATCCGACTTCCACAAGGTCCAAAAAATTGTTTATTTGCTAAAAAACAAGAAGTCGTCCGAAAAGATGTTGAGCGCGCCTTCGGAGTCCTGCAAGCTAGATTCGCCGGTGTTAGAAATCCATCTAATTTATGGGATAAAAACAAAATAGGAAATATTATGAAGACATGTATAATACTCCATAATATGATTGTCGAAGATGAACGAGATTCATACACTCAACACGCTTCAGAATTTCAACAAGGAGAAGATGTGGATCATACATTTGTAGTCAAGAGGACTAAAAGTCTTG ATTATCATGCTCGTGTTAAGCCAGCCTCAATAGCTAACCAACTGGGAGCTAGACCGCTTACAAAATCTTAG
- the LOC106309085 gene encoding glutathione S-transferase T3-like produces the protein MASKYPYSQSSSYIGLLNSQHETVNHENYPYGSFHSSVNLGASEIPPFSSQQPDVPDQPIVTPVERRERKKWTPAMDEVLISGWLNTSKDVVVGNDQNAQTFWERVEAYCKASPHGRAGGVMTENLHCKQRWHKINDLTNKFCGAFATAERQMTSGQNDNDVLKSAHQIFYSDHNMKFNLGHAWCVLRHEQKWISLNTPKPTDTSKRKSGGENSQTSHTNVGDNEVRPEGIKAAKAKRSNG, from the coding sequence ATGGCTTCAAAGTATCCATATTCCCAGTCTTCTAGTTATATAGGACTTCTTAACAGTCAACACGAAACTGTTAACCATGAAAACTACCCTTATGGAAGTTTTCATTCTAGTGTGAACCTTGGAGCATCGGAAATCCCCCCTTTCAGTTCCCAACAACCTGACGTGCCAGATCAACCTATAGTCACACCAGTGGAGCGAAGGGAGAGAAAGAAATGGACGCCTGCTATGGACGAGGTTCTGATAAGTGGCTGGCTGAACACATCTAAGGATGTTGTTGTTGGAAACGATCAAAATGCACAAACCTTCTGGGAACGTGTTGAGGCATATTGCAAAGCAAGTCCTCATGGTAGAGCGGGTGGTGTGATGACAGAGAATCTCCATTGTAAGCAGAGGTGGCACAAAATAAATGACTTGACGAACAAGTTCTGTGGTGCATTTGCAACAGCAGAGAGACAAATGACTTCTGGCCAGAACGACAATGATGTTCTCAAGTCGGCTCATCAAATATTCTACTCTGATCACAACATGAAGTTCAACCTTGGACATGCGTGGTGTGTGTTGAGGCATGAACAGAAATGGATTAGCCTTAACACTCCTAAACCCACCGACACTTCAAAGAGAAAATCTGGTGGGGAAAATTCCCAAACTTCTCACACGAATGTTGGTGATAATGAGGTTCGACCTGAAGGTATCAAGGCTGCTAAAGCAAAAAGGAGTAATGGTTAG
- the LOC106310218 gene encoding dihydroorotate dehydrogenase (quinone), mitochondrial-like isoform X1 has translation MFPRAYETADMILLKSMLKISRLKELELCMLNVGSTKDFKSPISGWLFSATKVVNPLFALLDVEFAHKLAVTAAVRGWVPREKRPDPQILGLEVWGRKFSNPIGLAAGFDKNAEATEDAYKKIRAGATLVQLYTGFAYGGPALIPQIKEEVVCCLERDGFKSIQEAIGADHR, from the exons ATGTTTCCAAGAGCGTATGAAACTGCAGACATGATACTTTTAAAAAGTATGCTCAA GATATCACGCTTAAAGGAGTTGGAGCTCTGCATGCTCAATGTCGGGAGCACAAAAGACTTCAAGAGTCCAATAAG TGGGTGGCTGTTCTCAGCAACAAAGGTTGTGAATCCTCTCTTTGCTCTTCTTGATGTTGAGTTTGCCCACAAGCTGGCTGTCACAGCTGCTGTTCGCGGGTGGGTGCCTAGAGAGAAGAGGCCTGATCCACAGATCTTGGGACTCGAAGTTTGGGGAAGGAAGTTCTCAAACCCAATCGGCCTTGCTGCTGGATTCGACAAAAATGCTGAAGCTACAGAGGATGCTTACAAGAAGATAAGAGCCGGAGCTACTCTTGTTCAGCTGTACACTGGGTTTGCGTATGGTGGACCTGCTCTCATCCCACAAATAAAG GAAGAAGTGGTGTGTTGCTTAGAAAGGGACGGCTTCAAGTCGATTCAAGAAGCAATTGGTGCAGATCACAGATGA
- the LOC106310218 gene encoding dihydroorotate dehydrogenase (quinone), mitochondrial-like isoform X2 produces the protein MLNVGSTKDFKSPISGWLFSATKVVNPLFALLDVEFAHKLAVTAAVRGWVPREKRPDPQILGLEVWGRKFSNPIGLAAGFDKNAEATEDAYKKIRAGATLVQLYTGFAYGGPALIPQIKEEVVCCLERDGFKSIQEAIGADHR, from the exons ATGCTCAATGTCGGGAGCACAAAAGACTTCAAGAGTCCAATAAG TGGGTGGCTGTTCTCAGCAACAAAGGTTGTGAATCCTCTCTTTGCTCTTCTTGATGTTGAGTTTGCCCACAAGCTGGCTGTCACAGCTGCTGTTCGCGGGTGGGTGCCTAGAGAGAAGAGGCCTGATCCACAGATCTTGGGACTCGAAGTTTGGGGAAGGAAGTTCTCAAACCCAATCGGCCTTGCTGCTGGATTCGACAAAAATGCTGAAGCTACAGAGGATGCTTACAAGAAGATAAGAGCCGGAGCTACTCTTGTTCAGCTGTACACTGGGTTTGCGTATGGTGGACCTGCTCTCATCCCACAAATAAAG GAAGAAGTGGTGTGTTGCTTAGAAAGGGACGGCTTCAAGTCGATTCAAGAAGCAATTGGTGCAGATCACAGATGA